One window from the genome of Cryptococcus tetragattii IND107 chromosome 2, whole genome shotgun sequence encodes:
- a CDS encoding peptidyl-prolyl cis-trans isomerase-like 4, with the protein MSVMLETSLGDLIIDLEVDKCPRTCENFIKLCKLKYYALNAFFNVSKNFIAQSGDPTATGTGGESLASYVYSQSPSGSRPPRYFTPEILNSLKHTHKGTLSMAVAPIDPPGCGSQFFITLADNVDYLDGKHAVFGHVIEGLDTLDKINDAFTDKEGRPLQDIRIRHVEILEDPFPDPDNFMPIPQSPLRPPDDLSKVRIADTEDPNAVIPEEEAEELRRRTEAASSALTLEMIGDLPFAAVRPPENILFVCKLNPVTQDEDLELIFSRFGKILSCEVVRDKKSGDSLQYAFIEFDEREAAEQAYFKMQNVLVDDRRIWVDFSQSVAKMNRSMLSSSNPTGRGGRGGRGDRGGRGGNYGGRRDGDRDRDRDRERDSGWSSRQSGPDPRRERTHRNDDRHRGSRGRDASDSRRAPPPAVPMSSSRDVRGTEGYGLVFDDESAPSSGGSRRDRERSPRRERDRDRVRSPRRDRDREEDDRDRRDRDRNRRDRERNGDRERYRERSRERENERYRERDDRDRRR; encoded by the exons ATGTCCGTAATGCTAGAGACGTCCCTCGGTGATTTAATTATAGATCTAGAGGTAGACAAGTGTCCACGCACTTGTGAAAACTTCATCAAGCTCTGCAAGCTAAAGTACTACGCTCTCaacgccttcttcaatg TCTCAAAAAACTTCATCGCTCAATCAGGAGATCCAACAGCTACCGGTACAGGGGGCGAATCACTCGCCTCTTATGTCTATTCTCAATCCCCTTCTGGTTCCCGCCCACCCCGATATTTTACCCCCGAAATCCTCAACTCTCTCAAACATACTCACAAAGGCACTCTTTCCATGGCTGTCGCTCCTATAGATCCTCCTGGGTGTGGCTCTcaattcttcatcactcttGCCGACAATGTCGACTATCTTGATGGTAAACATGCCGTCTTTGGGCATGTCATCGAAGGGCTTGATACATTGGACAAGATCAACGATGCTTTTACGGATAAGGAAGGCAGACCTCTCCAGGATATCCGTATACGTCACGTTGAAATCCTTGAAGATCCCTTCCCCGATCCCGATAATTTTATGCCCATTCCCCAATCCCCTCTTCGTCCCCCAGATGACCTTTCCAAAGTGCGCATCGCTGATACGGAAGACCCTAACGCTGTCATTcccgaggaagaagccgagGAATTGCGTCGTCGTACCGAAGCTGCATCCTCAGCGCTTACTTTGGAGATGATCGGTGACTTGCCCTTTGCGGCTGTGAGGCCTCCGGAAAACATCTTATTCGTCTGCAAACTCAACCCAGTCACGCAAGATGAGGATCTTGAACTGATCTTTTCGAGGTTTGGCAAGATTTTGAGCTGTGAAGTCGTCCGAGATAAGAAGTCGGGGGACAGTTTGCAGTATGCGTTTATCGAATTTGATGAGCGTGAAGCAGCTGAACAG GCATACTTCAAAATGCAAAACGTCCTCGTGGACGATCGCCGAATATGGGTCGATTTCTCACAGTCCGTAGCAAAGATGAACAGGAGTATGCTCTCGTCGTCCAATCCTACGGGGCGTGGTGGGCGAGGTGGGCGTGGCGACCGAGGTGGTAGGGGCGGGAACTATGGTGGCCGACGAGATGGCGATAGGGATAGAGATAGAGACAGGGAGAGAGACTCTGGATGGTCCAGTCGCCAATCCGGTCCAGACCCCCGTAGAGAGAGGACCCACAGAAACGATGATAGACATCGTGGCAGCCGTGGCCGCGATGCCTCAGACAGCCGCAGAGCGCCTCCTCCCGCAGTGCCCATGTCTTCCTCAAGGGACGTAAGAGGTACAGAGGGTTATGGTCTAGTATTCGACGATGAATCGGCGCCTTCGTCTGGAGGGTCAAGGAGAGATAGGGAGAGATcgccaagaagagaaagagatcgGGATAGGGTCCGGTCGCCACGGAGGGATAGAGAtagggaggaggatgatcgCGACCGTCGTGACAGGGACAGAAATAGAAGAGATAGGGAAAGGAACGGGGATAGAGAACGATATCGCGAGAGAAGCCGGGAACGTGAGAATGAGAGGTAtagggaaagagatgatagAGACCGTCGTCGATAG
- a CDS encoding mitochondrial 54S ribosomal protein bL35m : protein MSFFRTFLRPSSSIIPNSQPLLNLSLRQPQINAFSTTASTLVKQKLKSHSSSKKRFFPNASGMFKRAQAGKSHLNTAFSASRVNRLAKGVYVTNTQAKKLKKLLPFA, encoded by the exons ATGTCTTTCTTCCGAACTTTCCttcgtccttcctcttcaataaTACCCAACTCCCAGCCGTTGCTtaatctctctcttcgtcaACCTCAAATAAACGCCTTCTCAACAACCGCCTCAACGCTCGTCAAGCAAAAGCTCAAatcccactcttcctcaaagAAAAGATTCTTTCCCAACGCTTCAGGAATG TTCAAGCGTGCTCAGGCAGGAAAATCGCATTTGAACACCGCTTTCTCTGCTTCTAGAGTCAACCGGCTGGCCAAGGGCGTTTACGTGACTAACACCCAA GCtaagaagctgaagaagctcTTACCATTTGCGTAA